In Topomyia yanbarensis strain Yona2022 chromosome 2, ASM3024719v1, whole genome shotgun sequence, one DNA window encodes the following:
- the LOC131682707 gene encoding 5'-deoxynucleotidase HDDC2 isoform X2, producing the protein MSRETHVNGTMESPLVNGVTTVETEEKSQKYSDYVKFLELVGNLKHTKRTGWVLRNVKDCESISGHMYRMGLMSFLLDGSQGLDRIRVMELALIHDLAESIVGDITPYCGISREEKLLREFSAMSEIAELLGPCKDRLLELFNEYEAGKTAEAKFVKDLDRLDMVLQAFEYEKRDNCPMKHQEFFDSTQGKFSHPFVINIVNEINAQRVKFAEKSAHCTTDNSSLSREAASSGGSR; encoded by the exons ATGTCTCGCGAAACGCACGTGAACGGAACAATGGAATCACCACTTGTGAACGGTGTTACGACAGTGGAGACAGAGGAAAAGTcgcaaaaatatagcgattaTGTAAAATTTCTGGAACTAGTTGGCAATCTGAAG CACACAAAGCGAACTGGATGGGTTTTGCGAAACGTTAAAGATTGTGAAAGTATATCAGGTCACATGTACCGGATGGGATTGATGTCATTTCTGTTGGATGGTAGCCAAGGGTTAGATAGGATTCGTGTCATGGAGTTGG CGCTGATACATGACCTTGCTGAGAGTATAGTTGGTGATATTACACCTTATTGCGGTATTTCGAGAGAGGAGAAATTGCTTCGGGAATTCTCGGCTATGTCTGAAATCGCCGAGTTACTTGGTCCGTGCAAGGATCGACTGCTTGAGTTATTCAAC GAGTACGAGGCAGGAAAAACAGCGGAAGCAAAGTTTGTCAAAGATCTAGATCGTCTCGATATGGTGCTGCAGGCTTTCGAATACGAAAAGCGAGATAACTGTCCGATGAAACATCAGGAATTCTTCGATTCCACCCAAGGAAAATTCTCCCATCCATTCGTGATCAATATTGTAAACGAAATAAATGCTCAACGAGTTAAGTTCGCTGAAAAAAGTGCACATTGCACAACAGATAATTCGTCACTATCGCGCGAAGCAGCCAGTAGTGGAGGCAGCAGATGA
- the LOC131682707 gene encoding 5'-deoxynucleotidase HDDC2 isoform X1 gives MLTIYRLSTKLKRQSFDLCSKLTKIVMSRETHVNGTMESPLVNGVTTVETEEKSQKYSDYVKFLELVGNLKHTKRTGWVLRNVKDCESISGHMYRMGLMSFLLDGSQGLDRIRVMELALIHDLAESIVGDITPYCGISREEKLLREFSAMSEIAELLGPCKDRLLELFNEYEAGKTAEAKFVKDLDRLDMVLQAFEYEKRDNCPMKHQEFFDSTQGKFSHPFVINIVNEINAQRVKFAEKSAHCTTDNSSLSREAASSGGSR, from the exons ATGCTTACTATTTATAGGTTATCCACCAAGCTAAAAAGGCAATCGTTTGATCTGTGTTCAAAACTAACTAAAATTGTAATGTCTCGCGAAACGCACGTGAACGGAACAATGGAATCACCACTTGTGAACGGTGTTACGACAGTGGAGACAGAGGAAAAGTcgcaaaaatatagcgattaTGTAAAATTTCTGGAACTAGTTGGCAATCTGAAG CACACAAAGCGAACTGGATGGGTTTTGCGAAACGTTAAAGATTGTGAAAGTATATCAGGTCACATGTACCGGATGGGATTGATGTCATTTCTGTTGGATGGTAGCCAAGGGTTAGATAGGATTCGTGTCATGGAGTTGG CGCTGATACATGACCTTGCTGAGAGTATAGTTGGTGATATTACACCTTATTGCGGTATTTCGAGAGAGGAGAAATTGCTTCGGGAATTCTCGGCTATGTCTGAAATCGCCGAGTTACTTGGTCCGTGCAAGGATCGACTGCTTGAGTTATTCAAC GAGTACGAGGCAGGAAAAACAGCGGAAGCAAAGTTTGTCAAAGATCTAGATCGTCTCGATATGGTGCTGCAGGCTTTCGAATACGAAAAGCGAGATAACTGTCCGATGAAACATCAGGAATTCTTCGATTCCACCCAAGGAAAATTCTCCCATCCATTCGTGATCAATATTGTAAACGAAATAAATGCTCAACGAGTTAAGTTCGCTGAAAAAAGTGCACATTGCACAACAGATAATTCGTCACTATCGCGCGAAGCAGCCAGTAGTGGAGGCAGCAGATGA